A window of Candida orthopsilosis Co 90-125, chromosome 8 draft sequence contains these coding sequences:
- a CDS encoding Rfc2 heteropentameric replication factor C subunit translates to MTTATYEEEKLHHTPWVEKYRPKNLNDIASQEHAVKVLEKQVSTGNLPHMLFYGPPGTGKTSTILALAKQLYGPNLYKSRVLELNASDERGISIVRQKIKNFAKLTVSNPTPEDLKNYPCPPYKIIILDEADSMTNDAQSALRRTMETYANITRFALVCNYITRIIDPLASRCSKFRFKLLNNENSLNRLKYIANEEQLNLDKSQGEDGVLNEVLKISNGDLRKAITYLQSASKLSTSLQLEDDQDGNAGLITKQSIRETAGVLPDELIDSLIKTIRSKNEEKLISLVNDIILSGWSAQQLIDQLHEVLVIDDSINSLVKNQIALILFDTDKKLNFGTDEHIQLLNLVLQVSKVI, encoded by the coding sequence ATGACTACTGCCACCTACGAAGAAGAGAAGCTTCATCACACACCATGGGTTGAAAAATATAGACCCAAAAATCTCAATGACATTGCATCACAAGAACATGCTGTTAAAGTATTAGAAAAACAAGTATCGACCGGTAATTTACCTCATATGTTATTCTATGGACCTCCAGGAACTGGTAAAACATCCACAATATTGGCATTAGCTAAACAACTATATGGTCCTAACTTGTATAAATCTAGAGTATTGGAACTAAACGCCAGTGATGAACGTGGTATTTCTATTGTACGtcaaaagattaaaaattttgctAAATTAACAGTAAGTAATCCTACACCCGAGgacttgaaaaattatccTTGTCCTCCttacaaaatcatcattttgGATGAAGCTGATTCAATGACTAATGATGCTCAAAGTGCTTTGAGAAGGACAATGGAAACTTATGCCAACATCACCCGATTTGCATTAGTTTGTAATTATATTACTCGGATTATTGATCCATTGGCCTCAAGATGTTCGAAATTTAGATTCAAGTTGTTAAATAATgaaaattcattgaatcGATTGAAATATATTGCAAATgaagaacaattgaatttggataaaCTGCAAGGTGAAGATGGTGTGCTTAATGAAGTGTTGAAAATTAGTAATGGTGATTTGAGAAAAGCTATTACGTATTTACAAAGTGCTTCGAAATTAAGTACAAGTTTGCAATTGGAAGATGATCAAGATGGAAATGCAGGATTGATTACTAAACAATCGATAAGAGAAACTGCTGGTGTCTTGCctgatgaattgattgatagCTTAATCAAGACAATAAGGTccaaaaatgaagaaaaattgatttcattggTGAATGATATAATATTGAGTGGATGGAGtgctcaacaattgattgatcAATTACATGAAGTTCTTGTAATAGATGACTCCATAAACTCCTTGgtaaagaatcaaattgcATTGATCTTGTTTGACACCgacaagaaattgaattttggaaCTGATGAACATATTCAATTACTCAATTTAGTTCTACAAGTATCTAAAGTTATATAG
- a CDS encoding Smc6 structural maintenance of chromosomes (SMC) protein, with amino-acid sequence MSATSMKRSLDDGFTNESNVIPSQQLMASMTQPRKKRAMMTQVYDEGDEENSASASESDESDESDTEEYPGDDGLSPAQAGIIEHLSLRNFMCHDSFELNLGPQINFIIGRNGSGKSAILTGISVGLGAKANDTNRGSSIRDLIKDGKTTSRIILTLKNEGPMAYKPEEFGKKIIVERKLQRTGSNTYAIKDENGKTVSQKKSVLDEILFKFNITVDNPLAFLSQDKAREFLTTATAKTKFEYFMAGAYITDIYNNLDETHRNIWDISSKKDQAEKYTQACKAEYKRIAQIHNAHRRNDHLRNHAKTLTGKIYWFNVQNLENKIEEYNGRIAEAESKLDTNTQTIQHIEQEIISEQRQEEKLREELKVAEAGLESEMRRYEEAKEMRSQIKSQREMVKDDIEKNNKEIYKLNENIKYNQGKLKKERKKIEEQEGGSKEEIRTKLAEADEQLFKSEENMAICRQKTKNLQSNPDPRLDELTSARDSSSRNLRELRTRQSELEKEQFSRYTPWDARKMQGVMRDIERSQWQSKPLGPLGSYISVKKEFQNWKPLLDAILSKSLDAFIVRDERDRAQLDRILRQHHAYHNIIVRKTERYHYESGKARGTTVLDMLNVSEEAVLYALIDNSSIEKLVIANSAEEARKLCYESNVYGALVQFGNSSGSRVSRQNGVLRSDPVYYSGKLPRFGTENKNELLDELKEEINNETQNQHSIERELRSLKMKIDGEREALYREQNELKRHVEGLRRKKAIYEDKIDKEIDESNILKLQLRIEEDTTQIGRLEGVIESLEESFERTSEKFNECIQSVTEIKEAVREKGDEKRRAETRLVTHEEYIKRLRQQIVELQERKHEFVSTIEKSKVKIERGKARLEEQLQMAQNSCSRDEITITEEDTQESIADEYAQIQREIKDAEQVLGSTLEDVLKELEVAEKKRDQALASENELDKLTRQMREEIAIRIEFFLITIKHAVFSAQRSFEDSMEVRGFKGKLNMDFNERTLELMVKTKRDDKNRTVESLSGGEKSYTQIALLLSIWRTMNSRIRGLDEFDVYMDSVNRSISIKLLLHELSRYPKSQNIFITPQDIAVVGDLSGDNVRIHKMSDPRRDN; translated from the exons ATGCTGGCTACATCAATGAAAAGATCACTTGATGATGGGTTTACGAAT GAAAGCAATGTGATACCTTCACAACAACTAATGGCCTCCATGACTCAACCACGTAAAAAACGTGCTATGATGACTCAAGTTTATGACGAAGGAGACGAAGAGAATTCTGCTCTGGCGTCAGAATCAGACGAATCAGATGAGTCAGACACAGAGGAATATCCTGGTGATGATGGACTATCACCAGCTCAAGCTGGTATTATTGAACATTTGAGTTTAAGAAACTTCATGTGTCatgattcatttgaattgaactTGGGTCCacaaatcaacttcatcataGGTAGAAATGGATCTGGTAAAAGCGCAATTCTTACTGGAATCTCCGTTGGGTTGGGTGCTAAAGCAAATGACACGAACAGAGGCTCCTCCATAAGAGATTTGATAAAAGATGGTAAAACCACGTCACGAATAATTCtcactttgaaaaatgaagGTCCCATGGCATACAAACCGGAAGAATTTGgtaaaaaaattattgttgaaagaaaattgcAAAGAACTGGAAGTAATACATATGCAATTAAAGATGAGAATGGGAAAACCGTATCACAAAAGAAGTCGGTattggatgaaattttgttcaagtttAACATCACTGTGGATAATCCCCTAGCTTTCTTGTCTCAAGATAAAGCACGAGAATTTTTAAccacagcaacagcaaaaacaaagtttgAGTATTTCATGGCAGGTGCTTATATCACTGATATTTACAACAATCTTGATGAAACGCACAGGAATATATGGGATATCAGTAGTAAAAAAGATCAGGCAGAGAAGTACACTCAGGCATGCAAGGCTGAATATAAACGAATTGCTCAAATACATAATGCACATAGAAGAAATGATCATTTGAGAAACCACGCAAAAACTTTAACTGGGAAAATTTATTGGTTCAACgttcaaaatttggaaaataagATTGAAGAGTATAATGGGAGGATCGCAGAAGCAGAATCCAAACTAGATACGAATACTCAGACTATACAACATATTGAGCAAGAGATTATTCTGGAGCAACgtcaagaagaaaagcttcgagaagaattgaaagtAGCTGAAGCTGGATTGGAATCAGAAATGAGACGTTATGAAGAGGCTAAGGAAATGAGGTCTCAAATCAAATCGCAACGTGAAATGGTCAAGGATGACAtagaaaagaacaataaggaaatttataaattgaatgaaaatatAAAGTATAATCAGGGTAAGCTCAAAAAGGAGCGaaaaaagattgaagaacaagaaggGGGCTCAAAGGAGGAGATTCGTACTAAATTAGCTGAAGCGGATGAACAACTCTTCAAGAGTGAAGAAAATATGGCCATATGCAGACAAAAAACGAAGAACCTACAGTCGAATCCAGATCCCAGACTTGATGAGTTGACACTGGCAAGAGACTCATCAAGTCGTAACTTGAGAGAACTTCGCACAAGACAAtctgaattggaaaaagaacAGTTTTCGAGGTATACCCCATGGGACGCTCGTAAGATGCAAGGTGTTATGCGTGATATTGAACGAAGCCAATGGCAATCCAAACCACTTGGACCTTTAGGGAGTTATATTTCAGTGAAGAAGgagtttcaaaattggaagcCACTTTTGGATGCCATATTGAGTAAGAGTTTGGATGCTTTCATTGTTCGTGATGAGCGGGATAGAGCACAATTGGATAGAATTCTAAGACAACACCATGCGTATCATAACATTATTGTTCGTAAGACTGAACGATATCACTATGAAAGTGGTAAGGCCAGAGGTACAACAGTGTTGGATATGTTGAATGTTAGTGAGGAGGCTGTATTGTATGCGCTTATCGATAACAGCTCAATTGAGAAGTTGGTTATTGCAAACTCGGCAGAAGAAGCAAGAAAATTATGTTACGAGTCAAATGTTTATGGGGCCTTGGTCCAATTTGGTAACTCATCAGGAAGTAGAGTAAGTCGTCAAAATGGCGTACTTAGGCTGGATCCTGTCTATTACCTGGGTAAACTTCCTAGATTTGGAACTGAAAACAAGAATGAACTTTTAGATGAATTGAAGGAAGAGATCAATAATGAAACACAGAATCAACATAGTATCGAACGTGAGTTGAGAAGCCTTAAAATGAAGATTGATGGTGAACGTGAGGCATTGTATCGTGAACAAAACGAATTAAAACGTCATGTAGAAGGCTTAAGACGTAAAAAAGCAATCTATGAAGACAAGATCGATAAGGAAATTGACgaatcaaatattttgaagttgCAATTGAGAATAGAAGAAGATACTACCCAAATTGGTCGACTAGAAGGTGTTATTGAGTCTCTTGAAGAAAGCTTTGAACGAACCAGCGAGAAATTTAATGAATGTATCCAATCAGTGACTGAAATTAAGGAAGCGGTTAGGGAGAAGGGTGATGAGAAAAGACGTGCAGAAACAAGATTGGTAACTCATGAAGAGTATATCAAGAGGTTGAGACAGCAAATTGTCGAATTGCAAGAACGTAAACatgaatttgtttcaaccATTGAGAAATCTAAAGTTAAAATTGAGCGTGGTAAAGCAAGATTGGAAgaacaattgcaaatggCTCAAAATTCATGTAGTCGTGATGAAATTACGATAACTGAAGAAGACACTCAAGAGAGTATAGCTGATGAATACGCTCAAATTCAACGAGAGATCAAAGATGCTGAACAAGTTCTTGGATCAACTTTAGAAGATGTATTAAAGGAACTAGAAGTTGCTGAAAAGAAACGAGATCAAGCATTGGCGagtgaaaatgaattggataaattAACGAGACAAATGCGTGAGGAAATTGCAATACGTATTGAGTTTTTCCTCATTACTATCAAACACGCTGTATTTAGTGCTCAGCgatcatttgaagattcaATGGAAGTCAGAGGGTTCAAAGGAAAACTAAATATGGATTTCAATGAACGCACGTTAGAACTAATGGTTAAAACCAAGAGAGATGACAAGAACCGTACTGTGGAGTCACTTTCAGGTGGTGAGAAATCATACACACAGATAGCTCTCTTGTTGTCTATATGGCGAACTATGAATTCAAGAATTCGAGGATTGGACGAATTTGATGTTTATATGGATTCAGTTAACCGATCCATAAGTATTAAATTACTCCTTCATGAATTATCAAGGTATCCGAAAtcacaaaatattttcattaCACCTCAAGatattgctgttgttggtgatttgaGTGGTGATAATGTACGCATTCATAAAATGTCTGATCCAAGGCGAGATAATTAA
- a CDS encoding Dpp3 protein (protein similar to S. cerevisiae pyrophosphate phosphatase Dpp1p): MPIQDILSNLRNPNKRFNRINLGGFISSTILKWRITDLILIVILLVLYFILYDIKPFHRQFYINDLTISHPFAEVETVGNTALFVYSTWIPLAIVIVVSLVLTTPQYKLYNTYVAVIGLVLSVLITSVTTDVLKNWIGRLRPDFLARCIPEKSTPINQLVSIEVCTSDNLGLLEDGFRTTPSGHSSLSFAGLSFLALFLLGQLQATNTKVGSWRTLIGAAPFLMAAYIALSRTRDYRHHFVDVLIGSVLGLGIGFWSYLRLFPWISHERSYVNLIIIEEEDEENNSKLDQENEANYTRLTDV; the protein is encoded by the coding sequence ATGCCAATACAGGATATCTTAAGCAATCTTCGTAACCCAAACAAGCGATTCAACCGTATAAATTTGGGAGGTTTCATATCCTCAACAATATTGAAGTGGAGAATAACCGACTTGATACTTATTGTTATTCTACTTGTATTATATTTCATCCTATATGACATCAAACCATTTCATAGACAATTCTACATTAATGACTTAACTATATCTCATCCATTTGCAGAAGTTGAAACGGTGGGTAACACAGCATTGTTTGTATATTCAACATGGATTCCATTGGCtattgtcattgttgtATCGTTGGTACTTACTACACCACAATATAAGTTGTACAATACTTATGTTGCTGTAATTGGATTGGTTTTGTCCGTATTGATAACTTCAGTGACTACTGATGTTCTTAAGAACTGGATTGGTCGTCTTCGTCCTGATTTCTTGGCCAGGTGTATACCGGAGAAATCAACTCCAATAAATCAACTTGTATCTATTGAAGTATGTACATCAGATAACTTGGGTTTATTAGAAGATGGGTTTAGAACCACACCATCAGGGCACTCGTCATTGAGCTTTGCAGGATTGAGCTTCTTGGCGTTGTTTTTACTTGGCCAATTACAAGCAACCAATACTAAAGTGGGAAGTTGGAGAACATTGATTGGAGCAGCACCATTCTTGATGGCTGCTTATATTGCATTAAGTAGGACAAGGGATTACAGACaccattttgttgatgtcTTAATTGGTAGTGTATTGGGATTAGGCATTGGATTTTGGTCTTATTTGAGGTTATTTCCTTGGATTAGTCATGAGAGAAGTTAtgtcaatttgataattattgaagaggaagatgaagagaatAATAGTAAACttgatcaagaaaatgaagCTAATTACACTAGATTAACCGATGTATAA
- a CDS encoding Cox20 protein (S. cerevisiae homolog COX20 has unfolded protein binding, has role in mitochondrial respiratory chain complex IV assembly, protein processing, aerobic respiration and localizes to mitochondrial inner membrane) yields MGWFGGNSNAAPPSKVSMVTEYKPEPKQQQYLEDLPPKFEDTESPSAPPSSQANAQATLTDAAKSIQLSDFTIDRFINMPCFREAMITGFQAMGVLGVITFLIRKDLNKSLNWSVGGFFLGNMVGWEQCRSLRRKSMQMMEKAKQDREERNRRKWQELQKSQGKDDDLEKFNKFNSRK; encoded by the coding sequence aTGGGTTGGTTTGGTGGAAATAGCAATGCAGCACCTCCATCAAAGGTATCCATGGTGACCGAATACAAACCAGAgccaaaacaacaacaatatttggAAGATTTACCACCGAAATTCGAAGACACCGAATCGCCATCAGCTCCACCACTGTCTCAAGCCAATGCACAAGCAACACTAACTGATGCtgcaaaatcaatccaACTATCAGACTTCACAATAGATAGGTTTATCAATATGCCATGTTTCAGAGAGGCGATGATCACAGGGTTTCAGGCTATGGGTGTATTGGGAGTCATTACATTCTTAATTAGAAAagatttgaacaagtcGTTGAATTGGTCTGTAGGTGGTTTCTTTTTGGGTAATATGGTTGGATGGGAGCAGTGTCGGTCACTAAGAAGGAAGTCGATGCAAATGATGGAGAAAGCAAAACAGGATAGAGAGGAAAGAAATAGGAGAAAGTGGCAAGAGTTGCAAAAAAGTCAGGgcaaagatgatgatttggagaaGTTTAATAAATTCAACAGTAGAAAGTAA
- a CDS encoding Pcc1 protein (S. cerevisiae homolog PCC1 has chromatin DNA binding, has role in positive regulation of transcription from RNA polymerase II promoter by and localizes to EKC/KEOPS protein complex, nuclear chromatin): protein MRTKPNQPSITLQTTAQVKMPELTLNIPFQTAKQATIAKNSLKPDPVLKTSELKIDYEAEENILRCIFSGISDRVIRVSISNVLDNLKTVIECIDEFEGKKDSLWELDEVQMNG from the coding sequence ATGCGAACAAAGCCAAACCAACCTTCCATCACCCTACAAACAACAGCCCAAGTCAAAATGCCAGAGCTAACACTAAACATACCATTCCAAACCGCAAAACAAGCAACCATAGCCAAAAACTCCCTTAAACCGGACCCCGTATTGAAAACAAGCGAATTAAAGATTGATTATGAAGCAGAAGAAAATATTCTTCGATGCATATTTTCAGGAATTAGTGATAGAGTGATACGAGTGTCAATAAGTAATGTATTGGATAATCTCAAAACTGTTATTGAAtgtattgatgaatttgaaggTAAGAAAGACAGTCTATGGGAATTAGACGAAGTTCAAATGAATGGATAA
- a CDS encoding Yaf9 subunit of the NuA4 histone acetyltransferase complex, giving the protein MSATSKRIKFVSISLPILYGNHAYKLTPEMRKPTTPPDHTHEWTVFFKPVLGDIDLTPLIKKVTFKLHETYENPVRTVEHPPYQVTETGWGEFEIIIKLHFQPGVDLGINEKNFQIFHALKLHPYNPQQPRRENGEVHSILYDELVFNEPTEKAFEILTRKPINLIPYELSDPDKRDQEYIRPDETDELSRLDVYIHKIKEEIENQVGQYKELEQQKLALTQ; this is encoded by the coding sequence ATGAGTGCTACTTCTAAAAGGATAAAATTTGTATCTATATCTTTACCTATTTTGTATGGTAACCATGCATACAAACTCACACCAGAAATGCGAAAACCAACTACACCACCAGATCATACTCATGAATGGACAGTCTTTTTCAAACCTGTTTTGGGCGATATAGATTTGACACCATTAATAAAGAAGGTCACATTTAAGCTACATGAAACCTATGAGAATCCTGTTCGTACGGTAGAACACCCACCCTATCAAGTTACAGAGACTGGATGGggtgaatttgaaatcattatAAAACTACATTTCCAACCCGGAGTAGACTTGGGTATCAATGAGAAAAACTTTCAGATTTTCCATGCTTTGAAGTTACATCCTTATAATCCACAACAACCACGTCGTGAAAATGGGGAAGTTCATTCGATCTTGTATGATGAGTTGGTGTTTAATGAACCTACCGAGAAGGCGTTTGAAATCTTGACTAGAAAACCGATTAATCTTATACCGTATGAGTTATCCGATCCTGATAAAAGAGATCAAGAATATATAAGACCTGATGAAACTGATGAGTTAAGTCGGTTGGATGTTTATATACATAAGATAAAAGAGGAGATAGAGAACCAAGTGGGCCAGTATAAGGAATTGGAGCAACAGAAACTTGCTTTGACTCAGTAG
- a CDS encoding Pex1 protein (S. cerevisiae homolog PEX1 has ATPase activity, protein heterodimerization activity, has role in protein import into peroxisome matrix, receptor recycling and localizes to peroxisome, membrane fraction, soluble fraction), producing the protein MDNHKATVAFKTLKSNLVNLPSNLTNLLFTANIQVQDVIIEIVTQPTPGQQSKGSNKSYAGWSGMSSSTLQSLEIDPVFAQSLSIPDKASIYISLKLGNYEASNINLEPLTSSDWEVVELNAQLIEDKLLSQTRCVALNQILVVYPNATTTAKLIVTDIGSTVHKYAKVSPYCEIAIAPKVRKKSEVAETTSVSSQKSTSKKEDYNALPSVLKRGISLPHKLYNDVDDTGYRVFVNRAEIPDGFGAYVAVSILPGPNDLKNTLANENDIKENKRIIAELVNYKGISNNIGLSKSLAIALNAYDQTGNIVVLKPAVKELPKRPTTFIIHPYVINSNKKKEVNQTKTAKLTKQLTDALYPQISTTAVTNFVKIPSISGSLPHGGVLKFRKNDNYNAWIKPYDLNRKKPIKIEIGDDLLRPQSFIQEPQQESASKEEDKPIGIEKTVSDLVDSFLVSSNTGTLVYGNSGSGKTLYLNQISNILHQDHGYFIKFVSCETLMNESFQNLSKNHIFKWLQQCSWNKPSLLVLDNVDKIMNIEMENMDATKSNQTTEYLISQLSKLHNQANSNISILCSSSSKESLNKLLLGSHLIENYYHVTAPDKPLRFQIIEKYLTADLKCKLDVDLMDLVGETEGYLPNDLKILCHRIYHQCLSNPVEGKESENVVETNHIDNALSGFTPSSLRGVKLQKSGTSWSDIGGLTEAKKILLETLEWPTKYAPIFANCPLRLRSGILLYGYPGCGKTLLASAIAGQCGLNFISIKGPEILNKYIGASEQSVRELFERAQAAKPCILFFDEFDSIAPKRGHDSTGVTDRVVNQMLTQMDGAEGLDGVYVLAATSRPDLIDSALLRPGRLDKSVICDMPNYEDRLDILRSITTKMDLADDVKLEEIAEKTNGFSGADMQGLGYNAYLKAVHVRLEELEAKDNAEQDKDVDETAVEFFKVGDQPKLKNTERVKLLHQIQQFVANEKSAGENNHQQSKSSHIEQPKVLITQDNFVESLKETKPSISHSEKTKLAKIYSQFIDSRDGNMPDGSASNEVGGRTTLM; encoded by the coding sequence ATGGATAATCATAAAGCTACAGTAGCGTTCAAGACGttaaaatcaaacttgGTAAATTTGCCTTCCAATTTAACCAACTTACTATTCACTGCCAATATTCAAGTCCAAGATGTCATTATAGAAATAGTCACACAACCAACACCAGGTCAACAACTGAAAGGGTCCAATAAATCATATGCTGGATGGTCAGGTATGTCTTCATCTACATTACAGAGTTTAGAGATTGACCCTGTTTTTGCTCAATCTTTGTCTATTCCTGATAAAGCATCAATTTATAtcagtttgaaattgggtAACTACGAAGCATCAAATATAAACTTGGAGCCTTTAACAAGCTCAGATTGGGAAGTTGTGGAATTAAATGCACAATTAATTGAAGACAAATTATTAAGTCAAACACGTTGTGTTGCGTTGAATCAAATCTTGGTGGTTTATCCAAATGCCACTACCACTgctaaattgattgttaCAGATATTGGATCCACCGTACACAAGTATGCTAAAGTGTCTCCCTATTGTGAGATTGCCATTGCTCCCAAGGTGAGAAAGAAGAGTGAAGTGGCGGAAACTACTAGTGTTAGTAGTCAAAAGAGTACATCAAAGAAGGAGGATTACAATGCGTTACCActggttttgaaaagagGAATTAGTTTGCCTCACAAGCTATacaatgatgttgatgatacaGGGTATAGAGTGTTTGTAAATCGTGCTGAGATTCCAGATGGTTTTGGCGCGTATGTTGCCGTGTCTATTCTTCCTGGACCAAACGATTTAAAAAACACATTGGCTAATGAAAACGATATTAAGGAGAATAAGAGGATAATAGCTGAGCTTGTAAATTATAAGGGTATCTCCAACAATATAGGGTTATCCAAAAGTTTGGCTATTGCTTTAAATGCATACGATCAAACAGGGaacattgttgttttgaaacCAGCTGTCAAGGAGTTACCCAAACGTCCAACGACATTCATTATCCATCCATATGTCATCAACtcaaataaaaaaaaggaaGTGAATCAAACTAAAACTGCgaaattgacaaaacaGTTGACTGATGCATTGTATCctcaaatttcaacaactgcaGTAACTAACTTTGTAAAAATTCCCAGTATCTCAGGACTGTTACCTCATGGTGGTGTTTTAAAGTTTCGCAAGAATGACAATTATAACGCTTGGATCAAACCCTACGATCTTAATAGGAAAAAACCgatcaagattgaaattggtgatgatttacTTCGCCCACAATCATTTATTCAGGAGCCTCAACAAGAGTCAGCatccaaagaagaagataagCctattggaattgaaaagacCGTATCTGACTTGGTTGACTCGTTCCTTGTGTCTTCTAATACGGGAACCCTAGTTTATGGGAACTCGGGAAGTGGCAAAACATTGTACCTCAACCAAATTAGCAATATCCTACACCAAGATCATGGATATTTCATAAAATTTGTGTCCTGTGAAACTCTCATGAATGAATCgtttcaaaatttatcCAAGAATCATATTTTTAAATGGTTACAACAATGTTCATGGAATAAACCATCATTGTTAGTTCTTGATaatgttgataaaataaTGAATATTGAAATGGAGAATATGGATGCGACAAAATCCAATCAAACTACGGAATATTTGATTTCTCAGTTATCAAAATTGCATAATCAAGCAAATTCCAAcatttcaattctttgctcttcaagttcaaaagaaagtttGAATAAACTCCTACTTGGTTCACAtttaattgaaaattattATCATGTAACTGCTCCGGATAAGCCTTTACGTTTccaaattattgaaaagtatTTAACTGCGGATTTAAAATGCAAATTAGACGTGGACTTGATGGATTTGGTTGGTGAAACTGAAGGGTATTTACCTAATGATTTAAAGATTCTTTGTCATAGAATATACCATCAATGTTTATCCAACCCAGTCGAAGGTAAAGAATCTGAGAATGTTGTTGAGACTAATCATATCGATAATGCGCTAAGTGGATTTACACCATCGAGTTTACGTGGTGTCAAGCTTCAAAAATCAGGAACTAGCTGGTCAGACATTGGTGGGTTAACGGAAGCTAAAAAGATTCTTTTGGAAACACTTGAATGGCCAACGAAATATGCCCCCATCTTTGCGAATTGTCCATTGAGACTTCGTTCCGGTATTTTGCTTTATGGATATCCAGGTTGTGGTAAAACATTGCTAGCTAGTGCTATTGCAGGACAATGTGGATTAAACTTTATTTCCATCAAAGGGCCTGAAATTTTAAATAAATACATTGGTGCTTCGGAGCAAAGCGTTCGAGAATTGTTTGAACGTGCTCAAGCGGCAAAGCCATGTATTTTATTCtttgatgagtttgattCCATAGCCCCCAAAAGAGGACATGATTCCACTGGTGTTACCGATCGTGTAGTTAATCAAATGTTGACTCAGATGGATGGTGCCGAAGGCTTGGACGGAGTGTATGTCCTCGCGGCTACTTCGCGAcctgatttgattgatagTGCATTGTTGAGGCCTGGTAGATTAGATAAAAGTGTTATTTGTGATATGCCTAATTATGAAGATAGATTGGATATATTGAGGAGTATAACTACCAAGATGGATTTAGCTGATGATGTGAAGTTGGAAGAGATTGCTGAAAAGACCAATGGTTTCAGTGGTGCTGATATGCAAGGGTTGGGATACAATGCTTACTTGAAAGCTGTTCATGTGAGATTAGAGGAATTGGAAGCTAAAGATAATGCTGAACAAGACAAGGATGTCGATGAGACTGCCGtggaatttttcaaagttggtgATCAGccgaaattgaaaaacactGAGAGggtgaaattgttgcatcaaattcaacaatttgtaGCTAATGAAAAACTGGCTGGTGAAAAcaaccatcaacaatcGAAACTGTCTCATATTGAACAACCTAAGGTGCTCATTACTCAGGATAATTTCGTCGAGTCACTTAAAGAGACTAAACCTTCAATTTCACATTCAGAAAAAACTAAATTAGCCAAGATTTATTctcaatttattgataGTAGAGATGGTAACATGCCTGATGGAAGTGCAAGCAATGAAGTTGGTGGAAGAACTACATTGATGTAA